A region from the Pochonia chlamydosporia 170 chromosome Unknown PCv3seq00013, whole genome shotgun sequence genome encodes:
- a CDS encoding SRR1 domain-containing protein has product MSGPDQLPPPSDQDWTFPKPKKTRKRPLPPKLPQRTGPLKSPQEIETEYLQIKQDWSTSPCCISLRKLIASNGRNLSPVNKAICLGLGTFDPHDDSWETKRRTYRQYIAFVAMVEELEKFTTNKIECIFQEPLFTEPEKQFLTTKGHRVVDHPVACQSITDDSLLYGVHLYRELYQEALDTNLPAIFVGTDWDTWDELMLQEPALMRGVKSMHERYEKFQFPDDGLTFSSTAIYWRPRGAKIGEGAGEEDDEDKHADAKPELELTGKLEAVVIS; this is encoded by the exons ATGTCTGGCCCCGACCAACTCCCCCCTCCTTCCGACCAAGATTGGACGTTCCCTAAACCCAAGAAAACTCGCAAACGCCCTCTCCCTCCTAAACTGCCACAGCGGACGGGGCCATTAAAATCCCCCCAAGAAATTGAAACTGAATACCTCCAAATCAAACAAGACTGGTCGACATCTCCATGCTGCATATCCCTCCGTAAACTCATCGCCTCCAATGGACGGAATCTTTCACCGGTGAACAAGGCAATTTGCCTAGGCCTAGGCACTTTTGATCCCCACGATGACTCTTGGGAGACCAAGCGGAGAACATATCGCCAGTACATTGCTTTTGTAGCCATGGTTGAAGAATTAG AAAaattcaccaccaacaaaaTAGAATGCATCTTCCAAGAACCACTCTTCACAGAACCGGAAAAGCAGTTCCTCACAACAAAAGGACACCGCGTGGTAGACCATCCCGTTGCATGCCAATCCATAACAGACGACTCGCTCCTCTATGGGGTCCATTTATACCGAGAATTGTACCAGGAGGCTCTGGATACGAACTTGCCTGCCATTTTCGTGGGCACAGACTGGGATACGTGGGATGA GCTTATGCTTCAGGAACCGGCGTTGATGCGGggagtcaagtcaatgcaCGAGAGGTATGAGAAGTTTCAGTTTCCGGACGATGGGCTTACTTTTTCGAGTACTGCTATTTATTGGCGGCCGAGGGGGGCGAAAATTGGTGAAGGGGCTGGagaggaggacgatgaggataAACATGCGGATGCCAAGCCTGAACTGGAACTCACTGGGAAGCTGGAGGCGGTTGTAATTTCATAA
- a CDS encoding GPI anchored protein (similar to Togninia minima UCRPA7 XP_007917001.1) produces the protein MFFTFIILAFAAITSAHSVISYPGWRGNSLITNDTFPYGMQWMYPCGGIGTTKNRTYWPTTGGALAFQPGWFRGHSLAVIYVNLGFGTDGPDNGPQNMSNPMVHPFTIQGPTNNPYPGTICLPQIPLPANASVKAGDLATIQLVELAQHGAALYSCVDIIFAEPGDPKIGEVNETNCFNSTAIGFADMYTIASKNSGSDSYITSGASSLRALSWMGYVPLAIAGLLAVL, from the exons ATgttcttcaccttcatcaTACTGGCCTTTGCGGCCATCACTTCAGCCCACAGCGTCATTTCATATCCCGGCTGGAGAGGGAACTCTCTTATCACGAACGACACATTTCCCTACGGAATGCAGTGGATGTATCCAT GCGGCGGAATAGGAACCACCAAAAACCGCACATACTGGCCCACCACCGGCGGCGCCCTCGCCTTCCAACCCGGCTGGTTCAGAGGCCACTCCCTCGCCGTCATCTACGTCAACCTCGGCTTTGGCACCGACGGCCCGGACAACGGACCACAAAACATGTCCAACCCCATGGTTCACCCCTTCACCATCCAGGGTCCCACAAACAATCCATACCCAGGCACAATCTGCCTCCCGCAAATACCGCTCCCCGCGAACGCGAGCGTCAAGGCCGGCGACCTGGCAACCATTCAGCTCGTCGAGCTGGCTCAGCACGGAGCCGCCTTGTACTCT TGcgtcgacatcatcttcGCTGAGCCAGGGGACCCCAAGATTGGCGAGGTCAATGAAACGAACTGCTTCAACTCGACGGCCATCGGATTCGCAGACATGTACACTATTGCGAGCAAGAATTCCGGAAGCGACAGCTACATCACATCGGGGGCTAGTTCCCTACGAGCACTGAGCTGGATGGGATATGTGCCCCTCGCCATTGCCGGCTTGCTAGCTGTGTTGTAA
- a CDS encoding polyubiquitin binding protein (similar to Coccidioides immitis RS XP_001242917.1), with protein sequence MAQDFKLSAQLIGHEADVRSVAFASPDVVLSVSRDCTVRKWSRGPQTPPSFEGTLVSRGSEYVNSVAFFPSSADHPNGLVISGGKDTVIEVKSPTAASTDHAERLLIGHANNVCTLDVAPSGAYLLSGGWDGQARVWNLQKWETVLTLGGHEGMAVWSVVALDDNTAVTGCADKNIRIFDLSQSTAGEVQPKSTIYTPDVVRALCKVPKNHPTGADIASASNDGTVRLWKLNGQQVGELHGHESFVYSLASLPSGELVSSGEDRTVRIWKGTECIQTITHPAISVWTVSANHDTGDIVTGASDSIARVFTRRPDQVADQETLSEFEASVKSSAIPQQQLGNINKEKLPGPEFLTTKSGTKEGQVQMIKEENGNVTAHQWSMSQQQWINVGTVVDAVGSTGRKVQYDGKSYDYVFDVDIEDGKPPLKLPYNLSENPYERATKFLSDNELPNTYLDNVANFIIENTKGATLGQTESSGPDPYGTEQRYRPGEATSQPKVIPQEEYLSISAAKYEGMFTKILTVNKNLVSSGRKDAALNPGEESVLLSLREALEARRPIPVKSLELVVRIVTQWPYSDRLAGLDLLRCIARFPSVAQLSDGQYGSVLDLATTCSIEADAQPNENAVMMGARTIANLFSTADGRSLISSQADKSITYLERLTGVKGGQAIGKFNRNVLIAVTTSAINLAVLVNKEKLLSPEQRRRLVIVLGAVLEGQSDSEVLYRGLVALGTVLATSKQEASGLDIIGWVRGAKDRGSEDRVKSVANECLALVS encoded by the exons ATGGCGCAAGACTTCAAGCTGTCTGCACAGCTCATCGGCCATGAAGCAGAC GTGAGATCCGTCGCTTTCGCATCCCCTGACGTCGTCCTCTCCGTCTCAAGAGATTGCACCGTCCGTAAATGGTCTCGAGGGCCTCAAACGCCGCCCTCTTTCGAAGGAACACTGGTCAGCCGCGGCTCCGAATATGTCAACTCTGTGGCTTTCTTTCCATCCTCTGCCGACCATCCAAATGGCCTAGTCATCTCTGGTGGAAAGGACACCGTCATCGAAGTAAAGTCGccaacagccgcctccaCCGACCATGCCGAACGATTGCTGATAGGGCACGCAAACAACGTTTGCACCCTCGACGTAGCCCCAAGCGGCGCATACTTGCTTTctggtggatgggatgggcAGGCACGCGTTTGGAATTTGCAAAAGTGGGAGACAGTTCTAACGCTTGGCGGGCATGAGGGCATGGCTGTTTGGAGTGTTGTGGCACTCGACGACAACACTGCCGTCACTGGTTGCGCCGACAAGAACATTCGCATATTTGATCTCAGCCAATCTACTGCAGGCGAAGTACAGCCCAAGTCTACCATATATACACCTGACGTTGTGCGGGCTCTCTGCAAAGTTCCCAAGAACCATCCCACCGGGGCTGACATTGCCAGCGCCAGCAACGACGGTACCGTCAGGCTGTGGAAGTTGAATGGGCAGCAAGTTGGAGAGTTGCACGGCCATGAGAGCTTTGTTTATAGTTTGGCTAGCTTGCCGTCTGGCGAATTGGTTAGCTCTGGCGAGGACCGAACTGTGCGAATTTGGAAAGGGACCGAATGTATACAGACAATTACCCATCCAGCCATCTCAGTATGGACAGTTTCTGCAAACCACGACACTGGCGATATTGTAACAGGTGCCAGCGATAGTATCGCCCGCGTCTTTACCCGAAGACCCGATCAGGTGGCTGATCAGGAGACCCTGTCCGAATTCGAGGCGTCTGTCAAGTCTTCAGCCATTCCCCAACAGCAGTTAGGGAacatcaacaaggagaagcttcCAGGGCCCGAGTTCTTAACAACCAAATCGGGTACGAAGGAGGGACAGGTGCAAATGATCAAAGAGGAGAACGGCAACGTCACAGCGCATCAATGGTCCATGAGCCAACAGCAATGGATCAATGTTGGTACCGTGGTTGACGCTGTAGGCAGCACGGGTCGCAAAGTTCAGTATGATGGAAAGTCGTATGACTACGTTTTTGACGTTGACATCGAGGACGGAAAGCCACCGTTAAAACTACCTTACAACCTTTCCGAGAATCCCTACGAGCGAGCGACTAAATTTCTCAGTGACAACGAGCTACCAAACACCTACCTTGATAATGTGGCCAATTTTATCATCGAAAACACCAAAGGCGCAACACTCGGCCAGACCGAAAGTTCTGGACCGGATCCTTATGGAACAGAACAGCGATATCGGCCAGGAGAGGCTACATCACAGCCCAAAGTAATACCTCAAGAGGAATATCTCAGCATCTCGGCTGCGAAGTACGAGG GCATGTTCACAAAGATTTTAACCGTCAACAAAAATCTCGTCTCGTCAGGCCGAAAGGACGCGGCCTTGAATCCTGGAGAAGAGTCTGTATTGTTGTCACTTCGCGAGGCTTTAGAGGCACGTCGGCCGATTCCTGTTAAATCGCTAGAGCTTGTGGTCAGAATTGTGACACAATGGCCATATTCAGATCGCCTCGCGGGCCTCGATTTGCTCCGTTGCATCGCCAGATTCCCCTCAGTTGCGCAATTATCGGATGGGCAGTATGGATCGGTGTTGGACCTGGCCACGACATGCTCCATTGAGGCTGATGCCCAGCCTAACGAAAATGCTGTCATGATGGGCGCTCGCACAATTGCCAATTTGTTTAGTACCGCGGATGGGCGAAGTCTGATAAGCTCGCAAGCCGACAAGAGTATTACCTATCTCGAACGTCTCACAGGAGTCAAAGGTGGACAAGCCATCGGAAAATTTAACCGCAATGTGTTGATTGCTGTTACAACTTCAGCCATCAACCTGGCTGTCCTTGTCAACAAGGAGAAATTGCTGAGTCCGGAGCAGCGAAGACGTCTCGTTATTGTGCTTGGCGCAGTACTCGAAGGCCAGTCCGACTCTGAGGTGTTGTACCGAGGACTGGTTGCGCTGGGCACGGTGTTGGCGACGTCTAAGCAGGAGGCGAGCGGGCTGGACATCATTGGGTGGGTTCGCGGCGCAAAGGATCGAGGTTCAGAGGATAGAGTCAAATCTGTTGCAAATGAATGCCTAGCTTTGGTATCATGA